The nucleotide window ACTACTTCGGCGTCAGACTGATACTGCCCGCCCAGGTTCACGAAGTTCTTGGCCAGCAAGTCGTAGCGGCGGGTCATCAGGTAGGCAAAAATGTGCAGGAAGTGAATTCCGTCGAACACTACCGCCTGATTCTGTGTGTACTGGTCCAGGTTTTTGCGGAAGTGGGCCGGGTGTTCGGTCCAGTGCAGGGCGGGCTTGAGGTGGTGGCTAATGTGGTAACCGTCGTTCCAGCACTTGTGGTTGTACTTGGTATTGATGCAGGTCACGCTGTTGGTGTAGCAGTTGTCGGGCGTGGCCGCGTTAATAAAGGCGTGCTGGCTCCAGTTGCCGAGCATCATCACGGCCCGGGTCACGATGACGGGCAGAATCAGCACGGCCAGCGTGGCGGGCAGGTTTACGAAGGCCAGCCCCAGGCAAGTCAGCAGGTAGATTACCTCCCGCGCAGCAGCCGAAACCGCAGCTTGGGCTTGCTGGTCCGCCCCAGATACAGCACCAGTTTAGGAATGCCCAGCAGGAAAAAATCGACCAGGTAGCGGCCAAAGCTGGCTACCGAGTCGCGCTGGTAGTACATGGTGGAGCTTTCGTCGTCGGGCAGGTTATTCTCGGGGTGGTGCATGCCGAGGTGGTGGGTCAGGTAGGTTTCGGGGGTTTGCCCAAACAGCGGCCCGATAACCCAGGGAATGTAGTGGTTGAGCCGGCTGTACTTTTTCTTGAACAGGATGCGGTGACTGGTGCAATGCAGCATCAGCCCAAACGGACCTTTGAAGTAAAAGGTGGTCAAACCCATATACACGGCAAACGCCGCCCACCACCAGCCCGCTGGCAACCCGGGCACAAACAGCAGGGCCACCAAAGGCAGCAGCGTGACCGATATTTCCAGGATGAGGTACACAAACGGCAGGTCCCGCTTGTCCTGAATAAACTGCAGCAACCAGGCATCCAGCCGGGAAACGGGGCCGCCGGGTCGTAGACCGGGTCGGTGAGGGCAACCAAATACTTCATGGGCAAATACTGGCCGAACCGCTCGACCGGGGATGACGACAACAATAAATAGCTACCCGAGGAATAAGAAAGCGCCGCGCCCCGGGGGCAACGGCCGAAAGAGCATATCGAATAAAGAAGCCGAGGGCTAGCATAGCAAGGCTGAACTATAACGGCCCGGGACGCGGAATAAGTCCAATAGTTGGAGCAAGATAGCCAGATTCTTACGGATGAGCTTTTGTAGACTATGGTTTGCTTGGCTTAGTTGCAACGCCGAAACGAGGCTATCTGCTCAGAAAGAGACTTTCAGTTGGTCAGAGCCATAAAAGCCAGTTGCAGACTATTTCTGCTTGGAGAGGAAAGTTTTCTACTCTGAGTACACTTCAGCCCCAGTCAACTGTTAACCAAGCTGCCCGATTCACCTTTTTGCTACCTGAGCGCTTCAGCTGTCGAGGACGGCACCCAAGGCCCTCCTTTTGGTGTTAGTACGCAAAAACCACTTGCCGCGCAATCTTTCCTGACCCCGCATTTGGCGGTAACTTTACTTTCGGCTTCGGGTCCTAATGGCCCGGGGCCTGTTTGCCCATGCCCGTATTCTCGCACCTGCACTGCCATACCCAATACTCCCTGCTCGACGGCCAGGCCAGCATCGGAGCCCTGATGAAAAAGGCCCAGGCCGACGGCATGCCCGCCGTAGCCCTCACCGACCACGGCAATATGTTCGGGGCTTTCAACTTCGTGGCCGAAGCCAATAAGTACAACGTGAAGCCCATCGTGGGCTGCGAGTTTTACCTGGTGGAAGACCGGCACAAGAAAAGCTTCAGCCGGGAAAAAGGCGAGCGGGACGTGCGTCACCACCAGCTCTTGCTGGCCAAGGACCAGGCCGGCTACCAGAACCTGGCTAAGCTCTGCTCCATGAGCTTTATTGAGGGCGTGTACTCCAAGTACCCACGTATCGACAAGGAGCTGCTGCTGCAGTACCACGAAGGTTTGATTGCCACTTCCTGCTGCATCGGCGCCGAAATCCCCCAGGCTTTGCTCTGGAAAAGTGAGGAGGAAGCCGAGAAGCAGCTCAAGTGGTGGCTCGACGTATTCGGCGACGACTACTACATCGAAATCCAGCGCCACGGCATCGAGAACATCGACAACACCGGCAAAAGCCAGGAAGACCTGAACCAGATTTTGCTGCGCTGGGCGAAGAAGTACAACGTTAAGGTCATCTGCACCAACGACTCGCACTACGTCAATCAGGAGGACTTTGCGCCCCACGATCTGCTCCTGTGCGTGAATACCGGGGAAGAGTACAGCATCCCGGTCGGCGACTTCCAGACCAAGTACTTC belongs to Hymenobacter cellulosilyticus and includes:
- a CDS encoding fatty acid desaturase, translated to MYLLTCLGLAFVNLPATLAVLILPVIVTRAVMMLGNWSQHAFINAATPDNCYTNSVTCINTKYNHKCWNDGYHISHHLKPALHWTEHPAHFRKNLDQYTQNQAVVFDGIHFLHIFAYLMTRRYDLLAKNFVNLGGQYQSDAEVVAFLKSRTRRIARLAHKWP
- a CDS encoding fatty acid desaturase, which codes for MLQFIQDKRDLPFVYLILEISVTLLPLVALLFVPGLPAGWWWAAFAVYMGLTTFYFKGPFGLMLHCTSHRILFKKKYSRLNHYIPWVIGPLFGQTPETYLTHHLGMHHPENNLPDDESSTMYYQRDSVASFGRYLVDFFLLGIPKLVLYLGRTSKPKLRFRLLRGR